The sequence TAAGGGCATTTTTCGTAAAAGTGGTCGCTACAGTACTGGTTGCTGCAGTAGTTTTCCCCGCAATTTCGGAACTACCCAAATATGTTCGGAATGCTATAGTGTTGGTCACAAGGAACGACCAGGGGCAAAAGCGTCATGACAGTCAACTAACGGTCAAACTGACCATAGTGGCATATCTGTACACGGTGCAAAGGGTACGGCAAGTTTTGAGTGGCATATATGAAATTCACCCGAGATATATTAGCCCCATCTCTATTTCGATTCTCGATAAAGCGATAGAAAATAAAGTCCCTGGGGATAAGCCAATCATCATCATCCGAGAAATCAAGACCAAACAACCACTGAATAAACTGTGATCTCCGCACAACGGCCATACACATTAACCAAAGTTCAATGATCATTAGAGGAAGTTGAAGTAAATTCAATGGCAACACAAAAGATTCTTGAAGGATGGTGCGGTCAGAAAACACCCTGCTATTCCAAAGCACCAGCAACCCACCTGAAGATACACAAAGTGATTAAAGCTACGAGGAACAAACATTTTGATGTCAGAATGATCGAATGACACTTTCTTAGTCTCTTAAAGACAAACAATGGAAGCCCACTTTCTTCAATTTTATTATGCAAAAACGGCCACCTAGCCTCAGAATTCAAGCCTCTAATGTTACAACACAAAATGTTCCATGACACTGACCCATACGACATTAAACTGGGTTAAAATACTGCAGCAACAGACACTGAAATAAAAAGGGGCCACACCACTAAAGGTGCACAAGATAACCAAAAACTAGACACGCCGCCCTCTCATAGTTAAGAATATCAATGATATTAACACTACGAAACGGAGGAGGAATCACAGGCCAAGCTCTCCAACCATTCTGCATCACGGGAGAAGCGGCGCGCTCCTCTTGCTGCTAGCCCTGGTCCATATTCTGCTGCTGCCAAGCATGCAGATCAAATTGCGGATGGATCAGGTTGGGAGATGCATTGGACAGTGGAACCGGCTCCTAGGTGCCCATCAAACCAGGGATAGTATGTCACCCATTCAAAATGTAAGCCGGAACCGACCAAGACCTTCCAAGACCATGAAACAAAGCCACTACTTGTGAACCCATCATCAAAAGCATGAGGGGGAGGTgggtgaaggggaggaggagaaggtggAGAGGAAGCCATTTATCTTCCATGCCCTGAATCAGCATCATCTTGCagctcatcttcttcctcatccaTCTCTTCTTCTCCTATAGAGCCCAGAATTGGGGGACACCAAACCACTGATTCGGGCTTTGGCTCATGCTGAAATATTCCCTCTATGTAGGAGTCACGTAGCGGCACTTTGATTTTCTCGACCAACTCCTTCAGTGTCTTGTAATTTCCAGTGCCACGGTTGACTATCTCCTCAGGTGGCTCTCCTCTTAGAACGAAATCCACATACTGCAGAATCTCAGTTGAATAGTGCCCATATGACCTGACTTGGAACCCAAGGTCACTTCTGCTGTTCAGATTATGAAGATGATAATTACTGAACGACTCATCAACTTCCTTAAAAACATCTTCGAGACGGACTGCTTCTGCTGTGCTGACAATATAAGTAGCTATCGCAGATAAAAGCTCATTGGATATGATCCCTCTGCACTTGCACAAAACCTCCAAGTAATCTATCAGCACATGAGGACCGATTCTCACACTGCCTACTTTTCCTCTTGTGCAAAGATCGTTATAGCTTTCACCAGTCTTCAAAACCGTGCATGACGGGTCAGGGATGTAGTTCGGCCCTACATGTGCATCTGACTGTATTTCGAAGATACCAAACGGCCCATTCCACCCCTTCATGTACAAATTCCTTCCATAGAAAAAGAATGTTATCCAGTTCTTCTTGCACACAAATGTGAGGTGAAATGTGCCGTCCGCTGGTGTCGTGTAAACTTCGAAGCCCTCTCCAAGAATTGAAGAAATATCTTTCTGCATTCCATTGGCACGACACCATGAACGCATCCTTCTTATTCCTCTTCTATAGCTCCGACGGGTTGCTGGCAAATCATCTTCATCTATAACAATTGTTGCACTGTTTCCTGGACTCTGAAACCAATACAAAACCACAATATGAAGTACGTTGAGATATCACCTCTATAGAACTTAACAACAAATTGAGTAACACTTTGCTAACAGGAAAATGGAATTTTGAACTAGGAATATGTAAAACTATTTTTTtggttcttttccataaggtacgaacaaaattgaagaaaaaaattcttaTATGGTAGAGCCATCGCACCTTTCTAACTTTTGCAACGTCACTGTCAGCAGTAGTGTGCGGCCACACAGTATCTTGCTCCTggagaaaatcaaaagaaaacatGCGTTAAATGATAAAAtgtaaaaattaataaataattcaGTATAAGGTCATACTGCAGACTCGACGGCACTCCTCCAACATTTTGTGATTCTTCTATCTTGTCTCCTTGCTTCATGCTGCTTTCCAAAcgattttatttgttgttcttctttGTGATAAGCCCATAGCGCTGCCTCTTTAAGTTCATTGTCCTGCTGGGTTCTTATCACCTGCATATCAGCAACAGCCACAAGGTTTTCACAAGATTAGATATTGTTGATCTAGATTGTATCTGTAAACCCAGTAAATTTGTCTTTGAACTTGAGTAACAGTATAAATTTCAATTCTGAACGATGCCGCCACTTAAACAAGGTTTAAGGTCCAATATGTCAATTGTTAGCCCCAAAATATATACCCATATATAAGAAAAATAGCCCATACTGGAATTTTTTCCAAACTCCATGTTAAGTGTTCTAATTTGCACTAACATGTACACACTATCTCTTAGATATTTCCTGCAATTAAAATATATAAACAATTCAATCACAACCTCTGATGTCAGTGTAGAACCGCTGATAAATTTTGTCTCAACTTCTGTTGTGAGTGCCTCTTCCAAGAGTGTTTTTCCTGTGCCAGGAGGCCCAAAAACCAAAACACCTTTGTAGGGCTTAGGAGGGTCCAGGCACATAGAGGCCTGGTCATAAGAGAAATTCAGCTAAGCCAATTCAAGTATCAAGAATACACAATAAGACGAATAAGAAAAACTACAGCTATTGATAGGACAGGCTAATTTTTAATCAATGTTCAGTAAACTGAACTCAGTTAATTCGTCTGAGTCATGGTTTCTATTGCAGAATCTGAACATTGGGCCCCCTAGTATTTAGTGCCAAACTTtgacataaatttaaactaacaaATGTAAACAATATGTCACACAATTATATGGTAGGATTCctctttcaaatacaaatccaacgtgTACTTTTTGTAGCAATAAATCATATTTTGTTAGTTATATTAAAGGTCAAAGTTTGACCAAAAATACTAGGGGGGGGGGGCAATAAAAACCGGATGGAGGGAGTAAACTTCTAAAGTAAACTATAAACACGATCATGCTCATGAAATTCACTATGCTTTCATAATCATTTACACACTGAACATAAACTAGCATAAGCCCCAGATCTAAGCACAATTAGGTGAATACATATGTAGCCAATTACACATCATAATCTGCTAACAATTCCTGCGCCACTGGTTTAGTGACTTAAGTTTCAACATGTCAAGAATAGACAATTTCATTTCGAATGGCAATCTTCAATAAACACTAGCCATAAACATAAACCATCGCAAAAAGTGATAAACATAATGGGTCAATAAACATGTACTCATGCAtaataattactccctccgtcccgtaatataagatCATTTTGCAAGCTAAAACAGCTCGCAAAAcgattttatattatgggacggaggaagtagaagATTACTTAATACGAGTTCAGAAGATTTCACATTTAAGATCAAGAATAGACTCAGTTTTCGCCATGAATCAAATAATATAGGCAAAAAGATATGAGTTTATAGATTGTATGCAACCAGGTAAACACCTCCACAGGAGTTTAGCGGATTTAGCATTTAAGAGATTAAGAATAGATTCGATTTTCAGTTTGGATCAACCAACTAAAGGATATGAACCAATAGATGTAAGGGCATGTACAGAGGTTGATAAGACAGTCTTATCTTGAGTCTTACATGAGATGACAATAAAAGCATGTCTACAATGGATTATCATttagtcttatcttcaataactaacTATCCTAAAAACATTacgagacatattgtgctaagagatcatctcttaaataagagaagacaagccttttcttatgatttctctctcctccacgtcaacatttatcctacatggcacctctaagatagcaccattgtacatgccctaagcaaCCAGGTAAACCGTGTTCACACTTATTAGTTATATTTATACTGGTTTAGGATCATTTTTAACCTCATGTTTCTCTATTTATACTGGTTTAGGATCATTTTTAACCTCAAGTTTCTCTACTAGAGTAATTGTCGAAGGAAAATTACTCAGTAACAACTACATCACATCATATGATCACTAACTACAGATGTTGACATTTAACGTTAACGCAAATAAGATACAAAAAAAATTAACGATAAGTATTCCTATATTAAAATAGCACCCCAGCGAAGAAATAAGAAATCCATATTTGAAACAAGT comes from Triticum aestivum cultivar Chinese Spring chromosome 5B, IWGSC CS RefSeq v2.1, whole genome shotgun sequence and encodes:
- the LOC123111307 gene encoding uncharacterized protein isoform X2, with product MKGDRIIIAQESLDVAIERLKGQVITSKNLSQTQTLKNVAIHECARNFISSTVPLDGIGVEFDDGWLLKDIKRTVHELVALPTWIPEHFSHVKLLRASMCLDPPKPYKGVLVFGPPGTGKTLLEEALTTEVETKFISGSTLTSEVIRTQQDNELKEAALWAYHKEEQQIKSFGKQHEARRQDRRITKCWRSAVESAEQDTVWPHTTADSDVAKVRKSPGNSATIVIDEDDLPATRRSYRRGIRRMRSWCRANGMQKDISSILGEGFEVYTTPADGTFHLTFVCKKNWITFFFYGRNLYMKGWNGPFGIFEIQSDAHVGPNYIPDPSCTVLKTGESYNDLCTRGKVGSVRIGPHVLIDYLEVLCKCRGIISNELLSAIATYIVSTAEAVRLEDVFKEVDESFSNYHLHNLNSRSDLGFQVRSYGHYSTEILQYVDFVLRGEPPEEIVNRGTGNYKTLKELVEKIKVPLRDSYIEGIFQHEPKPESVVWCPPILGSIGEEEMDEEEDELQDDADSGHGR
- the LOC123111307 gene encoding uncharacterized protein isoform X1 codes for the protein MSSGMLQYITCCLRLIMLQHFLHFMKIQMMFIAYCRSGKGYRWARSHYLSSTVLPYMKGDRIIIAQESLDVAIERLKGQVITSKNLSQTQTLKNVAIHECARNFISSTVPLDGIGVEFDDGWLLKDIKRTVHELVALPTWIPEHFSHVKLLRASMCLDPPKPYKGVLVFGPPGTGKTLLEEALTTEVETKFISGSTLTSEVIRTQQDNELKEAALWAYHKEEQQIKSFGKQHEARRQDRRITKCWRSAVESAEQDTVWPHTTADSDVAKVRKSPGNSATIVIDEDDLPATRRSYRRGIRRMRSWCRANGMQKDISSILGEGFEVYTTPADGTFHLTFVCKKNWITFFFYGRNLYMKGWNGPFGIFEIQSDAHVGPNYIPDPSCTVLKTGESYNDLCTRGKVGSVRIGPHVLIDYLEVLCKCRGIISNELLSAIATYIVSTAEAVRLEDVFKEVDESFSNYHLHNLNSRSDLGFQVRSYGHYSTEILQYVDFVLRGEPPEEIVNRGTGNYKTLKELVEKIKVPLRDSYIEGIFQHEPKPESVVWCPPILGSIGEEEMDEEEDELQDDADSGHGR